Proteins found in one Plasmodium relictum strain SGS1 genome assembly, contig: PRELSG_00_v1_43, whole genome shotgun sequence genomic segment:
- a CDS encoding fam-h protein, with amino-acid sequence MNRKGNIILIPNIKIHSRHYSYMAKSFIDIDMSTLKIYSKREKKFFFNFLLKFFICALLIWILQCHYNILESQKRYDILGLGAKRSLAECKDAIKQKNKGLKCYDQQDIIEINLESNNDQKEIEYNMSIEKGNEIEETEKNKKVEVNERILGICKNNLKLFLSFFAFLLSFSSCALYALNNITKNMSSIDYTVFHTLALSLISILFIYEKKKGKKI; translated from the exons atgaacAGAAAAGGTAATATTATCCTTATCCCGAATATTAAGATACATTCCAGGCACTATTCCTATATGGCTAAAAGCTTTATTGATATAGATATGTcaactttaaaaatatatagtaaaagagagaaaaaatttttttttaattttcttctaAAGTTTTTTATATGTGCACTTTTAATTTGGATATTACAATGCCACTATAAT ATCTTGGAATCACAAAAAAGATATGATATATTAGGTCTAGGAGCTAAAAGATCATTAGCAGAATGTAAAGATgcaataaaacaaaaaaacaaaGGATTAAAATGCTATGACCAGCAGgatataatagaaataaatttaGAATCAAATAATGATCAAAAAGAGATAGAATATAATATGAGTATAGAAAAAGGAAATGAAATAGAGGAAACGGAgaagaataaaaaagtagAAGTTAATGAGAGAATTTTAGgtatttgtaaaaataatttaaaactatttttatcattcttTGCTTTTCTTCTGTCATTTTCTTCATGTGCATTATATGCATTGAACAATATTACCAAAAATATGTCTTCAATAGATTATACTGTATTTCATACTTTAGCTCTTTCATTAATTTCAATCCTTTTTAtatacgaaaaaaaaaagggaaaaaaaatataa